Proteins found in one Deltaproteobacteria bacterium GWA2_45_12 genomic segment:
- a CDS encoding transcription termination/antitermination protein NusA, translating into MMLDLNRVLEQIEKDKSIPRQSLIEAIESAMMSAARKKLGFLGDLEAHFNPEAGEVELFQFKTVVETVTDSNREIIYKEAKKLDPDCSMGDSIGTKISADVLGRIAAQTAKQVIIQKLRDAEKDIVVNEYKDRMNTVLSGVVRRFEKGNLIVDLGKAEAVVPYKEQIPGEAYKPGDRIQAYFVHLDDYAHNGALVVLSRRHPQFLKALFEMEVPEISEGIVEIKSCAREPGVRAKIAVYSKDDDVDPVGACVGMKGSRVQSVVQELRGEKIDIVLWDEDSAKFVCNAIAPAEVSKVIIKENEKSMEIIVPDDQLSLAIGRKGQNVRLAANLTGWNIDIFSESKIDEMAKQAKARLSEFLDIDESIATILYSHAYRSVEEIAGVSEEEFISIPGMDQDALKRIYAKAGEVLKEAKSEKKSDAIVSA; encoded by the coding sequence ATGATGTTAGATCTTAACCGAGTTTTGGAACAAATTGAAAAAGACAAGAGCATTCCCCGCCAATCGCTGATTGAAGCCATTGAATCAGCCATGATGTCGGCGGCCCGCAAGAAGCTGGGTTTCTTGGGTGATTTGGAAGCCCATTTTAATCCTGAGGCCGGTGAAGTCGAATTGTTCCAGTTTAAAACGGTGGTTGAAACGGTGACAGATTCCAATCGTGAAATTATCTACAAAGAAGCCAAAAAGCTCGACCCGGATTGCAGCATGGGGGATAGCATTGGTACAAAAATAAGTGCCGATGTATTGGGACGTATTGCAGCACAAACAGCCAAACAGGTTATCATTCAAAAATTGCGTGATGCGGAAAAAGATATTGTGGTTAACGAATATAAAGACCGGATGAATACGGTTCTTTCCGGCGTGGTTCGTCGTTTTGAAAAAGGAAATCTTATTGTCGATTTGGGTAAGGCCGAGGCCGTGGTGCCTTATAAAGAGCAGATTCCCGGCGAAGCCTACAAACCCGGCGATCGTATCCAGGCCTATTTTGTTCATTTAGATGACTATGCCCACAATGGGGCTTTAGTTGTGCTTTCGCGCCGGCATCCCCAGTTTTTAAAAGCCTTGTTTGAAATGGAAGTTCCTGAAATTTCGGAAGGCATTGTTGAAATCAAGAGCTGCGCCCGTGAACCGGGTGTCCGTGCCAAGATTGCCGTGTATTCAAAGGATGATGATGTCGACCCCGTAGGAGCCTGTGTGGGGATGAAAGGGTCCCGTGTTCAAAGTGTGGTTCAGGAATTGCGCGGCGAAAAAATTGATATTGTTTTGTGGGATGAAGATTCTGCCAAGTTTGTGTGCAATGCCATTGCTCCTGCGGAAGTAAGCAAGGTGATCATCAAGGAAAATGAAAAATCGATGGAAATCATTGTTCCTGATGACCAGCTTTCGTTGGCTATCGGCCGCAAGGGACAAAACGTTCGTTTAGCGGCTAATTTGACGGGTTGGAACATCGATATTTTTAGTGAATCCAAAATTGATGAAATGGCCAAGCAAGCCAAGGCTCGCTTGAGCGAATTCTTGGATATTGATGAATCCATTGCCACTATTTTATATAGTCATGCTTATCGTTCGGTTGAGGAAATTGCCGGAGTTTCTGAGGAAGAATTCATAAGTATTCCTGGCATGGATCAAGATGCTTTAAAGCGTATTTATGCCAAGGCGGGTGAAGTGCTTAAGGAAGCCAAATCAGAAAAAAAATCCGATGCGATAGTATCGGCTTAA
- a CDS encoding single-stranded-DNA-specific exonuclease RecJ has product MKKWSLPQLNQEEIRNFADQLKLSPLVASLLYNRGITSLDQARDFLFADLKDLPNPFLLASMDVAVARILKAMDAGEKITVYGDYDVDGTVASSLLFLFFKEIGFPVHVYIPHRLKEGYSLNKQALQKLKNDGTKIVITVDNGIVAHQEALFCRDLNLDLIITDHHEASSQLPEALAVLNPKRSDCSFPAKQICGTGVAFFFVMALRQALREKGHFSNRPEPNLKKFLDLVALATVADVVPLTGVNRILVRNGLGQLRKTFWPGLRVLKVKAQVGEDADATSLGFRLGPRINAGGRLYDAMTGFRMLTASSEDEALPYADSLEKANAERRKIEQDILDQAISLVESNADYSKKLSLVLFHELWHPGVIGIVASRLVSKYSKPVILLGLDGPNLKGSARSFGGLSMVDLLRTCQEHLIKCGGHKAAAGLSLTKENLHSFVAAFEEAVKSRVSSDDLKPHLRVDAHLSLKEIHVQLLKELQLLEPYGEGNPQPVFVSTNNTIRSAKIVGTDHLKFDLQQEEARCRAMAFKMGKYHSSLGEKADVAYTLNLDTYFGDPQVVLHIKDIHSII; this is encoded by the coding sequence ATGAAAAAATGGTCTCTTCCACAGCTTAACCAGGAAGAAATTAGAAACTTTGCCGACCAGCTTAAGCTGTCGCCTTTAGTTGCCTCCCTTCTTTATAACCGTGGAATTACAAGTTTGGATCAAGCCCGGGATTTTCTTTTTGCCGACTTGAAGGATCTCCCCAATCCTTTTTTGTTGGCAAGCATGGACGTGGCTGTGGCACGCATTTTAAAAGCCATGGATGCTGGCGAGAAAATAACCGTTTATGGTGACTATGATGTGGATGGGACGGTTGCGTCCTCCCTTTTGTTTCTTTTTTTTAAAGAGATCGGTTTTCCCGTGCATGTGTATATTCCCCACCGGTTGAAGGAGGGATATTCCTTAAACAAGCAAGCCCTTCAAAAATTAAAAAATGACGGGACAAAAATTGTCATCACAGTTGACAACGGGATTGTGGCCCACCAAGAAGCCCTCTTTTGTCGCGACTTGAATTTGGATCTTATTATTACCGACCATCATGAAGCTTCTTCTCAATTGCCTGAAGCCTTGGCTGTTCTTAATCCAAAAAGAAGCGACTGCTCTTTCCCGGCTAAACAGATTTGTGGAACGGGTGTCGCCTTTTTTTTCGTCATGGCTTTGCGTCAAGCGCTAAGGGAGAAGGGGCATTTTTCAAACCGACCCGAACCCAATCTGAAAAAATTTCTTGATCTGGTGGCCTTGGCCACCGTGGCTGATGTGGTCCCATTAACCGGAGTCAATCGTATTTTGGTCAGGAACGGATTGGGTCAATTAAGAAAGACATTCTGGCCAGGATTGCGTGTTTTGAAAGTAAAAGCCCAGGTGGGGGAGGATGCCGATGCGACTTCTTTGGGGTTTCGGTTAGGTCCTCGTATTAATGCAGGGGGCCGCTTATATGATGCCATGACAGGTTTCAGGATGCTGACAGCCTCTAGTGAAGACGAGGCGCTCCCCTATGCGGACAGTCTGGAAAAAGCCAATGCCGAAAGAAGAAAAATCGAACAGGATATTTTGGACCAAGCTATTTCTCTTGTTGAGTCTAATGCTGATTATTCCAAAAAGCTGAGTCTGGTCCTGTTTCATGAGTTGTGGCATCCGGGAGTGATTGGCATTGTCGCCTCACGGTTGGTTTCAAAATATAGTAAACCGGTTATCTTATTGGGTCTGGATGGCCCCAATCTTAAAGGTTCGGCCCGTTCCTTTGGGGGCTTGTCCATGGTTGACCTGTTAAGAACTTGCCAAGAGCACTTGATAAAATGTGGGGGACACAAGGCTGCCGCGGGGCTCAGTTTAACCAAAGAAAATTTGCATTCCTTTGTTGCTGCTTTTGAAGAAGCCGTCAAAAGCCGGGTTTCCTCGGATGATTTAAAACCCCATCTTCGTGTGGATGCTCATTTGTCACTTAAAGAAATTCATGTTCAACTTTTAAAAGAATTACAATTGTTGGAACCTTATGGTGAAGGAAATCCCCAGCCTGTTTTTGTTTCCACCAATAATACGATTCGTTCTGCCAAAATTGTGGGAACGGATCATTTAAAATTTGATCTACAACAAGAAGAGGCTAGGTGTAGAGCCATGGCCTTTAAAATGGGGAAATACCATTCAAGTTTGGGAGAAAAGGCAGATGTTGCTTACACTTTAAATTTAGATACTTATTTTGGTGACCCTCAAGTAGTTCTTCATATCAAAGATATCCATTCTATTATATAG
- a CDS encoding protein-export membrane protein SecF: MKQQNSQSEPGSKAERKVFHFLNYKWHFMAISIFFFVASLYLLFTKGLNYGVDFLGGIKLVYQFSGDLNEGNIRGQIEGLGLGDVQVVSFGESSKRQFLIKTKAIDGRNVTDEITSKLKTLDAQAELVSEENVGPKVGAELRKRGVFAVVLTWVLILVYVGIRFDFLFAPGAIVALIHDIVIPIGFFALLGKEFNLPILAALLTITGYSVNDTIVIYDRVRENLKKLPASIPLTQVINQSLTETLSRTIVTSLTVFFVLLVVFLIGGPVLHDFAFCMLLGIVFGSYSTIFIASPVYLGLQKIFPHHGLQRHSKKK; the protein is encoded by the coding sequence ATGAAGCAACAAAATTCACAGTCAGAACCTGGTTCAAAAGCAGAACGAAAGGTTTTCCATTTTTTAAACTATAAATGGCATTTCATGGCCATTTCCATTTTCTTTTTTGTGGCCAGTTTGTATCTTTTGTTCACCAAAGGTCTCAATTACGGTGTTGATTTTTTGGGAGGTATTAAGCTTGTCTATCAATTTAGTGGTGATTTAAATGAAGGAAATATTCGTGGTCAAATTGAAGGGCTTGGCTTGGGTGATGTTCAGGTGGTTAGTTTTGGAGAAAGTTCCAAACGCCAGTTTCTTATAAAGACAAAGGCCATTGATGGTCGTAATGTGACTGATGAAATTACCTCAAAATTAAAGACCCTCGATGCCCAGGCGGAACTTGTTTCAGAAGAAAACGTGGGCCCCAAGGTAGGGGCTGAACTGAGGAAACGCGGGGTTTTTGCCGTTGTTTTAACTTGGGTTCTTATTTTGGTGTATGTGGGAATACGATTTGATTTTCTGTTTGCCCCTGGTGCCATTGTGGCCTTGATTCACGATATTGTTATTCCCATTGGTTTTTTTGCCCTTTTGGGGAAGGAATTTAATTTGCCCATTTTGGCAGCGTTGCTTACCATTACTGGGTATTCGGTTAACGATACCATCGTCATTTATGATCGTGTTCGCGAAAATTTAAAAAAACTTCCTGCATCCATCCCTTTGACTCAGGTAATTAATCAGTCCCTTACTGAAACATTGTCCCGCACTATTGTCACTTCACTGACTGTGTTTTTTGTTTTGTTGGTGGTGTTTCTTATAGGGGGGCCGGTTCTTCATGATTTTGCTTTTTGCATGTTGTTGGGGATTGTTTTTGGCAGCTATTCCACGATTTTCATTGCATCTCCTGTTTATTTGGGGTTGCAAAAGATTTTCCCTCACCATGGGCTTCAACGTCACTCCAAGAAAAAATGA
- a CDS encoding protein-export membrane protein SecD, with the protein MNSNWKLKSATTLALVVLSIYILIPSFWGISGSGQKSWQKFFPQKILNLGLDLRGGLYLEMDVDLDDSLKNRVDLLIAEMERSFPKETFADLKLSRMDPTNNVRVQIPSSQSSDFINKLKDIFGDIFVKGESVENGFELKLADPYVSRLKEETLKQAEEAVRNRIDRFGVSEASIQRQGDQRLVIELPGLKDPDRVIDIVKKTGLLEFKLVDDAEKTNLDGLVKEAFSQIGVQNDYSKQAVEKINTVLQGKIPEDAEVVFELERDSVSHQITKGIPYLVKKRTDVSGDMLQDARVGISNNEPHVSLNFNNVGSKNFGELTKNHVRERLAILLDGVLVTAPVINEPILTGQAQITLGYGDYKSLLKEAEDLALVLREGALPASLNVVNKTVVGPSLGKDSIKMGLTSIMVAAFVVIVFMMIYYKLGGIIANIALILNIVFLFAIMALFQASLSLPGLAGIVLTMGMAVDANIIIFERMREEQRLGKTARSIIESGYDNAMSAIVDSNITTLISGIVLYQFGTGPIKGFATTLSIGILTTMFTAIVVTRLMYDYFVYGKKIQKVSI; encoded by the coding sequence ATGAATTCCAATTGGAAGTTAAAAAGTGCAACCACTTTGGCTTTGGTTGTTTTGTCCATTTATATCTTGATTCCTTCCTTTTGGGGGATTTCCGGTTCAGGGCAAAAAAGCTGGCAAAAATTTTTCCCCCAGAAAATTTTGAACCTTGGTTTGGACTTAAGAGGGGGGCTCTACCTTGAAATGGATGTCGATCTTGATGATTCATTAAAAAACCGTGTCGATCTGCTGATTGCCGAAATGGAACGGTCTTTTCCCAAAGAGACTTTTGCCGATCTTAAGCTTTCACGCATGGACCCTACAAATAACGTTCGTGTTCAAATTCCTTCAAGCCAATCTTCCGACTTTATAAATAAACTCAAGGACATTTTTGGGGATATTTTTGTCAAAGGGGAATCCGTTGAAAACGGGTTCGAGCTAAAATTGGCTGATCCTTATGTGTCGCGCTTGAAAGAAGAAACCTTAAAGCAGGCAGAAGAAGCCGTGCGTAATCGCATTGACCGTTTTGGTGTATCGGAAGCTTCCATCCAAAGGCAGGGGGATCAAAGGCTTGTCATTGAATTGCCTGGGCTTAAAGACCCCGACCGCGTCATTGATATCGTGAAAAAAACGGGTTTGCTTGAATTTAAACTGGTGGATGATGCCGAAAAAACAAATTTGGATGGCCTTGTCAAAGAAGCCTTTTCCCAGATTGGGGTACAAAACGATTATTCCAAACAAGCCGTTGAAAAAATAAATACGGTTCTCCAGGGTAAAATCCCTGAGGATGCCGAGGTTGTTTTTGAACTTGAACGTGACTCCGTTTCTCACCAAATTACAAAAGGCATTCCTTATCTTGTTAAAAAACGTACGGATGTTTCAGGCGATATGTTGCAAGATGCGCGTGTAGGTATTTCCAATAATGAACCCCATGTAAGCCTTAATTTTAACAACGTAGGTTCCAAAAATTTTGGTGAACTTACCAAAAACCACGTCAGAGAACGGTTGGCTATTTTGCTTGATGGAGTTCTGGTGACAGCGCCCGTCATTAACGAACCCATTTTGACAGGGCAGGCTCAGATCACCCTTGGATATGGTGATTATAAATCCCTTCTAAAAGAAGCCGAAGATTTGGCCCTTGTTTTACGAGAAGGAGCTTTGCCAGCTTCCTTAAATGTCGTGAATAAAACGGTTGTGGGGCCTTCTTTAGGAAAAGACTCCATTAAAATGGGGCTTACCTCCATCATGGTGGCGGCTTTTGTGGTGATTGTTTTTATGATGATTTACTACAAACTGGGTGGAATTATTGCCAACATCGCCCTCATTTTAAACATTGTTTTTCTTTTTGCCATCATGGCCCTGTTTCAGGCTTCTTTAAGCTTGCCTGGTTTGGCGGGGATTGTCCTTACCATGGGGATGGCTGTTGATGCCAACATCATTATTTTTGAACGCATGCGTGAAGAGCAAAGGCTGGGGAAAACAGCGCGCTCCATCATTGAAAGCGGGTACGATAATGCCATGTCCGCCATTGTCGACTCAAACATCACCACTCTTATTTCCGGTATTGTTTTGTATCAGTTCGGCACGGGGCCCATCAAAGGTTTTGCAACAACCCTTTCCATCGGGATTTTAACCACCATGTTCACAGCCATTGTGGTGACGCGGTTGATGTATGATTATTTTGTTTATGGCAAAAAAATACAGAAAGTGAGCATTTAA
- a CDS encoding preprotein translocase subunit YajC codes for MAQEQAAAAAPQGSPISMFLPMIIVVVVFYFLIFRPQQKQQKVRKQMLGELKRGDEVITNGGIYGKVTDLAEAYVMLQIAGNVVVKLDRSQINTVLNPVSDKKES; via the coding sequence ATGGCCCAGGAGCAGGCAGCGGCCGCTGCACCCCAAGGCAGCCCCATCAGCATGTTTTTACCCATGATCATTGTCGTGGTTGTTTTTTATTTTCTTATTTTCCGTCCCCAACAAAAACAACAAAAGGTGCGCAAGCAGATGCTTGGCGAACTTAAACGGGGTGATGAAGTCATCACCAATGGTGGTATTTATGGCAAGGTGACCGATCTTGCTGAAGCTTATGTCATGCTTCAAATAGCGGGCAATGTTGTCGTTAAATTAGACCGCTCCCAAATAAACACAGTGTTGAATCCTGTTTCAGACAAGAAGGAGTCCTGA
- a CDS encoding tRNA guanosine(34) transglycosylase Tgt encodes MKFSIKKQGKTGFARLGEISTPHGIIQTPVFMPVGTVGTVKALRQDDLKTLGAEIILGNTYHLYLRPGHELIKRRGGLHKFISWDYPILTDSGGFQVFSLGRNPQSRQVPRDEANPATRNTKLARITEEGVEFQSHVDGSKHFMRPEDSIAIQEALGADIIMAFDDCTPYPATKEEARTSMERTLRWEERSLKAKTREDQALFAIVQGGLYPELRKECLERLMEIGSRGGGCHDFSGYALGGLSVGEPIPQMYELAEYSASLLPKDKPRYLMGVGTPEDLVTCIDFGLDMFDCVMPTRNARNGTLFTETGSVAIKQAQFAEDDGPLDAQCSCLTCRNYSRAYLRHLHMSKEILSSILSSIHNLHYYLNLIKKIRLAIQDDHFDQFKKEFFNKRNQL; translated from the coding sequence ATGAAATTCTCAATCAAAAAACAAGGCAAAACGGGCTTTGCCCGTTTGGGTGAAATAAGTACCCCCCATGGCATTATTCAAACCCCCGTGTTCATGCCGGTGGGAACCGTGGGCACTGTCAAGGCCCTACGCCAGGATGATCTTAAAACGCTGGGGGCGGAAATTATTTTGGGAAATACCTATCATCTTTATTTGCGCCCCGGACACGAGCTTATCAAAAGGCGGGGAGGGCTTCACAAGTTTATAAGTTGGGATTACCCCATTCTTACCGATAGCGGTGGTTTTCAGGTTTTTAGCCTGGGACGTAATCCCCAATCCCGCCAAGTTCCCCGTGATGAGGCAAATCCGGCCACTCGAAATACCAAACTTGCTCGAATTACAGAAGAAGGGGTCGAATTCCAATCTCACGTTGATGGATCCAAACATTTTATGAGGCCGGAAGATTCAATAGCCATTCAGGAAGCTTTGGGTGCTGATATCATCATGGCCTTTGATGATTGCACGCCCTATCCGGCCACCAAGGAAGAGGCGCGCACTTCAATGGAACGTACTCTCCGCTGGGAAGAACGTTCCCTTAAAGCAAAAACCCGTGAGGATCAGGCCCTGTTTGCCATTGTCCAAGGCGGCCTATATCCGGAACTAAGGAAGGAATGTCTGGAAAGGTTGATGGAGATTGGAAGTCGGGGTGGGGGATGTCATGATTTTTCCGGTTACGCCCTTGGAGGCCTCTCAGTTGGTGAGCCCATTCCTCAAATGTATGAACTAGCCGAATACAGCGCCTCTCTTTTACCCAAAGACAAACCACGTTATCTCATGGGTGTTGGGACGCCGGAAGATTTGGTTACCTGCATCGATTTTGGTCTGGACATGTTTGATTGCGTCATGCCCACGCGCAATGCCCGCAATGGCACGCTTTTTACCGAAACAGGATCTGTTGCCATCAAACAGGCCCAGTTTGCCGAAGATGACGGCCCCCTTGATGCCCAGTGTTCTTGTTTGACCTGCCGCAATTATTCCCGGGCCTATCTTCGGCATTTGCACATGTCCAAGGAAATTCTTTCATCCATTTTAAGTTCAATTCACAATTTACATTACTATTTGAATCTGATAAAAAAAATCCGTCTTGCAATTCAAGACGACCATTTTGATCAATTCAAAAAGGAATTTTTTAACAAGAGGAACCAACTATGA
- a CDS encoding adenylyl-sulfate kinase translates to MRQKATNIVWHHGQVSPAEREKFLGQKGMVLWFTGLSGSGKSTVAHEVEAALVQLKKNAFVLDGDNIRHGLNSNLGFSDTDRTENIRRLAEVTKLFCDANVLAITSFISPFRKDREAAKKIIGAERFFEIYCEADLATCEKRDPKGLYKKARAGEIADFTGITSPYQAPLKPDLVLNTGKEEVAKSVENVLAFLKEKQFL, encoded by the coding sequence ATGAGGCAAAAAGCAACCAATATTGTCTGGCATCATGGTCAAGTCTCACCTGCCGAACGTGAAAAATTTCTAGGACAAAAAGGGATGGTGCTTTGGTTTACAGGCCTCTCGGGTTCTGGCAAGTCGACGGTTGCCCATGAAGTGGAAGCCGCATTGGTTCAACTAAAAAAGAATGCCTTTGTTTTAGATGGCGACAACATCCGCCATGGGTTGAACAGCAATCTTGGATTTTCAGACACGGATCGCACCGAAAACATCCGCCGTTTGGCCGAAGTCACCAAACTATTTTGTGATGCCAATGTGCTTGCCATCACTTCTTTTATTTCGCCCTTTCGCAAAGACCGTGAAGCCGCAAAAAAAATCATCGGTGCCGAACGCTTTTTTGAAATCTATTGTGAAGCTGATCTGGCCACCTGTGAAAAACGTGACCCCAAAGGGCTCTACAAAAAAGCCCGGGCGGGTGAGATTGCCGATTTTACGGGGATTACTTCCCCTTACCAAGCCCCCCTTAAGCCTGATTTGGTTTTAAATACAGGAAAAGAAGAAGTGGCGAAAAGCGTTGAAAACGTATTGGCATTTTTGAAAGAAAAACAATTTTTATGA
- a CDS encoding alanine--tRNA ligase, which produces MTGNEIREKFLKYFESKKHSRVASASLVPQNDPTLFFVNAGMVPFKDVFTGQEKRPYSRATSSQKCLRVSGKHNDLENVGRTPRHHTFFEMLGNFSFGDYFKKEAIAYAWEFLTKEVGIPKEWLWITVFREDDEAEQIWMKEQGVPKERILRLDEKDNFWSMGETGPCGPCSEIHVDLKQLHGEGVAKGNPAINDADFMEVWNLVFMQFDRDASGKMTPLPKPSIDTGMGLERLAAVLQKKKSNYDTDLFQPILQYFAKRTGKVYGANPNDDVSLRVLSDHLRAAGFLVGDGVQPSNEGRGYVLRRIMRRAIRHGKILGMKEPFFHEGIGILVREMGGAYPDLKKNQSFIEKVVKTEEERFLETLENGLGVLEEKMDRAIKQGRKEVSGELAFRLYDTFGFPLDLTQLIAEERGLIVDQSEFDRKMDEQKKRARAAWKGSGQEKVGEIYRQIFNEKGKTKFVGYEALVADSKITALLVEGQVAKEVNVGQSVEVCLDQTPFYGESGGQMGDSGIISSSSGKIQIEDTQKPVDGLWVHHGKVLSGSFKAGEKVHTEVSSATRRPTMLNHTGTHILHAALREILGDHVKQAGSLVDAERLRFDFSHFEALTPEQIQKIETRVNEVIQANYPVTKEEMSLEQAQKKGALAFFGEKYGDRVRVVTVGPYSMEFCGGTHLNASGEIGLFKITSESSVASGVRRIEAITGMAAFKAFQEQERTLKQLADTLKATPLEVSDRVKKMNDRMKALEQEISKLKTKVASGGAGADYMSQVKEINGVKLLAFEAEIDDPKALRDFSDQVKNRLGSGIVVLASKSDGKVSLLVTVSKDLTSKYQAGKIVGELAQIVGGKGGGRPDMAQAGGNQPEKISEVFKRITELL; this is translated from the coding sequence ATGACAGGCAACGAAATCCGCGAAAAATTCCTTAAATATTTTGAAAGCAAAAAACATAGCCGTGTTGCGTCAGCATCGCTTGTGCCCCAAAACGATCCGACCCTGTTTTTTGTCAATGCCGGCATGGTTCCCTTTAAAGACGTTTTTACCGGGCAGGAAAAACGTCCGTATTCCCGCGCTACCAGCTCTCAGAAATGTTTGCGTGTTTCTGGCAAGCATAACGATTTAGAAAATGTCGGCCGCACACCGCGTCACCATACTTTTTTTGAAATGCTGGGCAATTTCTCCTTCGGTGATTATTTTAAAAAAGAGGCGATTGCCTATGCTTGGGAATTTTTAACCAAGGAAGTCGGCATTCCCAAGGAATGGCTCTGGATTACGGTGTTTCGCGAAGATGACGAGGCCGAACAAATTTGGATGAAGGAGCAGGGAGTGCCCAAGGAACGCATTCTTCGTCTGGATGAAAAGGATAATTTCTGGTCCATGGGCGAAACGGGACCTTGCGGACCATGCTCAGAAATCCACGTGGATTTAAAACAATTGCATGGAGAGGGCGTTGCGAAAGGAAACCCAGCGATCAATGATGCCGATTTTATGGAAGTGTGGAACTTGGTCTTCATGCAGTTTGACCGGGATGCTTCCGGAAAAATGACACCCCTTCCCAAACCCTCCATCGACACCGGCATGGGCTTGGAGCGCTTGGCGGCAGTCCTCCAAAAAAAGAAAAGCAATTACGACACCGATTTATTCCAGCCCATCCTCCAATATTTTGCGAAGCGCACCGGGAAGGTTTATGGGGCCAACCCCAATGACGATGTCAGCCTGCGTGTTTTGTCGGATCATCTCCGCGCTGCGGGATTCCTCGTTGGCGATGGCGTGCAACCCTCCAATGAGGGACGGGGTTATGTTCTTCGCCGCATTATGCGCCGGGCGATCCGCCATGGAAAAATTTTGGGGATGAAGGAACCCTTTTTTCACGAAGGTATCGGCATTCTTGTCCGCGAAATGGGGGGCGCTTATCCGGATTTGAAGAAGAATCAGAGTTTCATCGAGAAGGTAGTGAAGACTGAAGAAGAGAGATTTTTGGAGACACTTGAAAACGGGTTAGGGGTTTTAGAGGAAAAGATGGATCGAGCAATAAAGCAAGGACGGAAGGAAGTAAGCGGGGAATTGGCATTTCGGCTGTATGATACCTTCGGTTTTCCTCTAGATTTAACACAACTTATTGCGGAAGAACGCGGCTTGATAGTGGATCAGAGTGAATTTGATCGCAAAATGGATGAGCAAAAAAAGCGCGCGCGGGCCGCCTGGAAGGGGTCGGGGCAGGAGAAGGTCGGCGAAATTTATCGCCAGATTTTCAATGAAAAAGGAAAAACAAAATTTGTGGGTTACGAAGCGCTTGTCGCTGACTCAAAGATCACGGCGTTGTTGGTCGAGGGGCAGGTGGCCAAAGAAGTGAATGTTGGGCAAAGTGTTGAAGTCTGTCTCGATCAAACGCCTTTCTACGGTGAGTCTGGCGGACAGATGGGAGATTCCGGAATAATTTCTTCCTCGAGCGGAAAAATACAAATAGAAGACACGCAAAAACCTGTTGATGGTTTGTGGGTGCACCACGGAAAAGTTTTGAGCGGAAGTTTTAAAGCGGGAGAGAAGGTTCATACAGAAGTAAGTTCGGCGACGCGAAGGCCAACGATGCTCAATCATACAGGTACGCACATCCTTCATGCTGCTCTCCGCGAAATTCTTGGAGATCACGTCAAACAAGCCGGTTCGTTAGTGGATGCGGAGCGCCTGCGTTTTGATTTTAGTCATTTTGAAGCCCTAACGCCCGAACAAATCCAAAAAATTGAAACACGAGTGAACGAAGTGATCCAGGCCAATTACCCGGTCACGAAGGAAGAAATGAGTTTGGAACAGGCCCAAAAGAAGGGCGCTCTTGCTTTTTTCGGCGAAAAATATGGCGACCGTGTACGTGTGGTAACCGTGGGCCCCTACAGCATGGAGTTTTGCGGGGGCACGCATTTGAATGCCTCGGGCGAAATCGGTCTGTTTAAAATCACGAGCGAGTCCTCCGTTGCCTCCGGAGTGCGCCGTATCGAAGCCATCACGGGGATGGCGGCCTTCAAAGCCTTCCAGGAACAGGAGCGAACGCTCAAACAATTAGCCGATACTCTGAAAGCAACACCGTTGGAAGTTTCGGATCGTGTCAAGAAGATGAATGACCGTATGAAAGCTTTGGAGCAGGAAATTTCAAAACTAAAAACCAAGGTTGCCAGCGGTGGAGCCGGTGCCGATTATATGTCCCAAGTGAAGGAGATCAACGGAGTCAAATTGCTCGCGTTTGAAGCAGAGATCGATGACCCCAAAGCGCTGCGAGATTTCTCCGACCAGGTCAAAAATCGTCTGGGAAGCGGCATTGTTGTGCTGGCCTCCAAATCTGACGGAAAAGTTTCTTTGCTCGTCACGGTTAGCAAGGATTTGACATCAAAATACCAAGCCGGAAAAATTGTTGGTGAACTGGCACAGATTGTCGGTGGTAAAGGGGGTGGTCGGCCGGATATGGCGCAGGCAGGGGGAAATCAGCCAGAAAAAATTTCAGAGGTTTTTAAGAGAATAACCGAATTATTGTAG